One Yimella lutea DNA window includes the following coding sequences:
- the fgd gene encoding glucose-6-phosphate dehydrogenase (coenzyme-F420), translating to MALTLGYKASAEQFGPRELVDLGVAAEQHGMQSAFVSDHFQPWRHDGGHAPFAISWMSAVGAQTSDITLGTSVMTPTFRYNPAVIAQAFATMGCLFPGRVVLGVGTGEALNEIATGFEGEWPPFKERFARLREAVRLMRQLWKGDEVTFEGDYYRTDSASIYDVPDGGIPVYVAAGGPTVAKYAGRMGDGFICTSGKGMSLYTDELLPAVKEGAELGKGSYEALDKMIEIKLSYDTDPANALENTRFWAPLSLTPEQKHSVDSPREMERLADELPIEQVAKRWIVASNPDEVLEQVKPYVDAGFDHLVFHAPGHDQRRFLEQFERDLADPLRSLG from the coding sequence ATGGCCCTCACCCTCGGGTACAAAGCGTCAGCCGAGCAGTTCGGCCCGCGCGAACTCGTCGACCTGGGCGTCGCCGCCGAGCAACACGGAATGCAGTCGGCCTTTGTCAGCGACCATTTCCAGCCGTGGCGCCACGACGGCGGGCACGCACCGTTCGCGATCTCGTGGATGTCGGCCGTGGGCGCGCAGACCAGCGACATCACGCTCGGCACGTCCGTCATGACTCCGACCTTCCGTTACAACCCCGCGGTCATCGCGCAGGCGTTCGCAACGATGGGCTGCCTGTTCCCGGGACGGGTCGTGCTCGGCGTCGGCACCGGCGAGGCGTTGAACGAGATCGCCACCGGGTTCGAGGGCGAGTGGCCGCCGTTCAAGGAACGCTTCGCCCGTCTGCGTGAGGCCGTCCGACTGATGCGACAGCTGTGGAAGGGCGACGAGGTCACCTTCGAGGGCGATTACTACCGCACCGACTCGGCGTCGATCTACGACGTGCCCGACGGCGGGATCCCGGTGTACGTCGCGGCCGGCGGTCCGACCGTCGCCAAGTACGCCGGACGCATGGGCGACGGGTTCATCTGCACCTCCGGCAAGGGCATGTCGCTCTACACCGACGAACTGCTGCCCGCGGTGAAGGAGGGCGCTGAGCTGGGCAAGGGTTCTTACGAGGCCCTCGACAAGATGATCGAGATCAAGTTGTCGTACGACACCGACCCGGCGAATGCCCTTGAGAACACTCGCTTCTGGGCTCCCCTGTCACTCACTCCCGAGCAGAAGCACTCGGTCGATTCACCGCGCGAGATGGAGCGCCTGGCCGACGAACTCCCGATTGAGCAGGTCGCCAAGCGGTGGATCGTCGCCTCGAACCCGGACGAGGTGCTCGAGCAGGTCAAGCCGTACGTCGACGCCGGATTCGACCACCTGGTCTTCCACGCGCCCGGCCACGACCAGCGCCGCTTCCTGGAGCAGTTCGAGCGCGACCTGGCCGACCCCCTGCGCTCCCTCGGCTGA
- a CDS encoding aspartate aminotransferase family protein → MPVEISPERIAELTEIEAAKLDKKTQKSKEMYARAQKHLAGGVASSYQLRDPWPIYLEGGSGPRVWDVDGNEMWDFHNGFGSMVQGHANPIIGKAIADRYPKGTHFAAPTEDAIVVGDELARRWNLPKWRFTNSGSESTMDAIRIARAYAGRDTVMKIFGSYHGHHDTVMVSIGVPYGEIGDKDDLKSLPYGAGIPDATVQMTVAVPFNDADAMERRIVALDKEGRKPACVIMEAAMMNLGVVLPEPGYLEAVREITKKHGIVLIFDEVKTGLQVAPGGATELFGVLPDMVTLAKGLGAGLPTGAIGGTEEVMSVVEDGSVYQVGTYNGNPLGVAAMRANLLDVLTPDAYKHLAHLNDRIVGGCQDVVDKYDLPGYAVGIGSKGCVTFAPEKVVDYASYKEHQNGPLADLAWLYNMNRGIFMTPGREEEWTLSITHTDEAIDAFVAVFDEMARDLTTG, encoded by the coding sequence ATGCCTGTAGAGATCAGTCCCGAGCGGATCGCCGAACTCACCGAGATCGAGGCGGCCAAGCTCGACAAGAAGACCCAGAAGTCCAAGGAGATGTACGCCCGGGCGCAGAAGCACCTCGCCGGCGGCGTCGCGTCGTCCTACCAGCTGCGCGACCCGTGGCCGATCTACCTGGAGGGTGGTTCGGGCCCGCGCGTGTGGGACGTCGACGGCAACGAGATGTGGGACTTCCACAACGGCTTCGGCTCGATGGTGCAGGGTCACGCGAACCCGATCATCGGCAAGGCGATCGCCGACCGTTACCCCAAGGGCACGCACTTCGCGGCACCCACCGAGGACGCCATCGTCGTCGGTGACGAGCTCGCCCGCCGCTGGAACCTACCGAAGTGGCGTTTCACGAACTCCGGTTCGGAGTCGACGATGGACGCCATCCGCATCGCTCGTGCCTACGCCGGTCGCGACACCGTGATGAAGATCTTCGGTTCGTACCACGGCCACCACGACACCGTCATGGTCTCGATCGGCGTGCCCTACGGCGAGATCGGCGACAAGGACGACCTCAAATCGCTGCCCTACGGTGCGGGAATCCCGGACGCCACCGTCCAGATGACCGTCGCGGTGCCGTTCAACGACGCCGACGCGATGGAGCGGCGCATCGTTGCCCTCGACAAGGAGGGCCGCAAGCCGGCCTGCGTGATCATGGAAGCCGCGATGATGAACCTCGGCGTCGTGCTCCCCGAACCCGGTTACCTCGAGGCCGTCCGTGAGATCACCAAGAAGCACGGCATCGTGCTGATCTTCGACGAGGTCAAGACCGGCCTGCAGGTTGCTCCGGGTGGCGCCACCGAACTGTTCGGCGTGCTGCCCGACATGGTCACGCTCGCCAAGGGTCTCGGCGCGGGTCTGCCCACCGGTGCGATCGGTGGAACCGAAGAGGTCATGTCCGTCGTCGAGGACGGCTCGGTCTACCAGGTCGGCACCTACAACGGGAACCCGCTCGGCGTCGCCGCGATGCGCGCGAACCTGCTCGACGTCCTCACCCCGGACGCCTACAAGCACCTCGCGCACCTCAACGACCGCATCGTCGGTGGCTGCCAGGACGTCGTCGACAAGTACGACCTGCCCGGGTACGCCGTCGGCATCGGCTCGAAGGGTTGCGTGACGTTTGCGCCGGAGAAGGTCGTCGACTACGCCAGCTACAAAGAGCACCAGAACGGCCCGCTGGCCGACCTGGCGTGGCTCTACAACATGAACCGCGGCATCTTCATGACCCCCGGGCGTGAAGAGGAGTGGACGCTGTCGATCACCCACACCGATGAAGCCATCGACGCATTCGTGGCGGTGTTCGACGAGATGGCTCGCGACCTCACCACCGGCTGA
- a CDS encoding GNAT family N-acetyltransferase: MTDKLDIDVRDNPERSRYEAVHDGEVIGFAEYDKTEDVVVFTHTVVDSGYEGKGVAGQLVRFALDAVRDEGTREVVPQCSYVKGWIAKHPDYIPLVYGQAKPAAD, from the coding sequence ATGACCGACAAGCTCGACATCGACGTCCGTGACAACCCCGAGCGCAGCCGTTACGAAGCCGTCCACGACGGTGAGGTGATCGGGTTCGCGGAGTACGACAAGACCGAGGACGTCGTCGTGTTCACCCACACGGTCGTCGATTCGGGGTACGAAGGGAAGGGTGTCGCCGGACAACTCGTCCGGTTCGCGCTCGACGCGGTGCGCGACGAAGGCACCCGTGAGGTCGTGCCGCAGTGCTCGTACGTCAAGGGGTGGATCGCCAAGCACCCCGACTACATCCCGCTGGTCTACGGCCAGGCCAAGCCGGCCGCCGACTGA
- a CDS encoding pirin family protein, translating to MATQLMKPREVPLGGLRAITVRRTLPAKDRSFVGAWCFVDHYGPQRVRANNEGGMDVPPHPHTGLQTVSWLFEGEIEHRDSGGAIGQVRPGELNLMTSGAGICHSEVSTESTDVLHGVQLWVVLPDADRHTVRNFEHFAAEPVALADDAGTARVFLGSLADVAESPVHTYTPLLGAQLDLAPDAKVTLRLDPTFEHGVLLDTGAVSVDGEPLEFGDLVCQDEGPDSLVLQAGPDGARIILLGGEPFEEEIIMWWNFVGRTHDEIEQFREQWQAQAERFGEVEGYEGETLRIPAPKLPGVRLRPRNRRGKRTA from the coding sequence ATGGCCACGCAACTGATGAAGCCGCGGGAGGTGCCGCTCGGCGGGCTGCGCGCGATCACCGTGCGGCGGACGCTGCCGGCGAAGGATCGCTCGTTCGTCGGGGCATGGTGCTTCGTCGATCACTACGGTCCGCAACGGGTTCGCGCGAACAACGAGGGTGGCATGGACGTCCCGCCGCACCCGCACACCGGACTGCAGACCGTCTCGTGGCTGTTCGAGGGCGAGATCGAGCACCGCGACTCCGGCGGCGCGATCGGCCAGGTGCGCCCGGGTGAGCTCAACCTGATGACCTCGGGCGCCGGCATCTGTCATTCCGAGGTGTCCACCGAGTCGACGGACGTGCTGCACGGCGTCCAACTCTGGGTTGTTCTGCCGGACGCCGACCGGCACACCGTCCGGAATTTCGAGCACTTCGCGGCCGAGCCGGTGGCGCTCGCGGACGACGCCGGCACCGCTCGCGTCTTCCTCGGCTCCCTCGCCGACGTCGCTGAGTCGCCGGTGCACACCTATACCCCGCTGCTCGGGGCACAACTCGACCTCGCGCCCGACGCGAAGGTCACGCTGCGGCTCGACCCGACGTTCGAACACGGGGTGCTGCTCGACACCGGCGCGGTGAGCGTGGACGGCGAGCCGCTGGAGTTCGGTGACCTGGTCTGCCAGGACGAGGGCCCGGATTCTCTTGTGCTGCAGGCAGGTCCGGACGGTGCGCGGATCATTCTGCTCGGCGGTGAGCCGTTCGAGGAAGAGATCATCATGTGGTGGAACTTCGTCGGGCGCACCCATGACGAGATCGAGCAGTTCCGTGAGCAGTGGCAGGCACAGGCCGAGCGTTTCGGCGAGGTCGAGGGGTACGAGGGCGAGACGCTGCGGATCCCGGCCCCGAAGCTGCCCGGTGTCCGGCTGCGTCCGCGCAACCGTCGCGGCAAACGGACTGCGTGA
- a CDS encoding tetratricopeptide repeat protein, translating into MIQEFDRYEYGRRLFEQRKYAQAAREFEELLTSGEGHGTGDARELLMRALFHSAQLTKAEAAARAALEDNPTDAYALVVLGRTLYRQARYEEAETYLKQAEAFGVSTV; encoded by the coding sequence ATGATCCAGGAGTTCGACCGTTACGAGTACGGACGTCGGCTGTTCGAGCAGCGCAAGTATGCGCAGGCGGCGCGTGAGTTCGAGGAACTGCTGACGTCCGGCGAGGGCCACGGCACCGGCGACGCCCGCGAGCTGCTCATGCGAGCGCTGTTCCACTCCGCGCAGTTGACCAAGGCCGAGGCCGCGGCCCGCGCGGCACTCGAGGACAACCCGACGGACGCGTACGCGCTCGTCGTCCTGGGCCGCACCCTGTACCGGCAGGCCCGGTACGAGGAGGCCGAGACCTATCTGAAGCAGGCCGAGGCGTTCGGCGTCTCGACCGTCTAG
- a CDS encoding FMN reductase → MTTVTVISAGLRSPSSTKLLADQLADAVRRQLGAVDVHDIEVRDLAHEITDALLTGFPTGALKDAVEQVTASDAIIAVTPTFQASYSGLFKSFVDLIEPDTLRGTPVLVAATGGTERHSLAIDHALRPLFAYMGAFVLPTGVYAATSDFGGEGAAALERRIERAAGELRTVLGGSSIRKPKVDEFADVTPFEQLLAAAN, encoded by the coding sequence GTGACCACCGTTACCGTCATCAGCGCGGGCCTGCGCTCGCCGTCGTCGACGAAGTTGCTCGCCGACCAGTTGGCGGACGCCGTCCGTCGTCAACTGGGTGCCGTCGACGTCCACGACATCGAGGTGCGCGATCTCGCCCACGAGATCACCGACGCCCTGCTCACCGGTTTCCCGACCGGTGCGCTCAAGGACGCGGTCGAGCAGGTCACCGCGTCCGACGCGATCATCGCCGTGACCCCGACCTTCCAGGCGTCCTACAGCGGACTGTTCAAGTCCTTCGTCGACCTCATCGAGCCCGACACGCTGCGTGGGACGCCGGTGCTGGTCGCCGCGACCGGCGGCACCGAGCGCCACTCGCTCGCGATCGATCACGCGCTGCGTCCACTGTTCGCGTACATGGGTGCGTTCGTGCTGCCGACCGGCGTGTACGCCGCGACCTCCGACTTCGGCGGAGAGGGCGCTGCCGCGCTCGAGCGCCGTATCGAGCGCGCTGCCGGCGAACTGCGAACCGTCCTGGGCGGCAGCAGCATTCGGAAGCCGAAGGTGGATGAGTTCGCCGACGTCACGCCGTTCGAGCAACTGCTCGCCGCGGCAAACTAG
- a CDS encoding LLM class flavin-dependent oxidoreductase: protein MQFGIFTVGDVTTDPVTGRTPTEHERIKATVAIAKKAEQVGLDVFATGEHHNPPFIAPANPTILMAHLAAQTERIILTTATTLITTNDPVRLAEDYAYAQHLADGRIDLMLGRGNTGPVYPWFGKDIRDGLELAVENYALLHKLWREEAVNWQGKHRTPLQGFTSTPRPMDGIAPFVWHGSIRSPEIAEQAAYYGDGFFANHIFWPKEHTQQMVQLYRRRFEHYGHGTADQAIVGLGGQAFIRKNSQDAKREFRPYFDNAPVYGGGPSMEMFTRETPLTVGSPQEVIERTLGFREYVGDYQRQLFLMDHAGLPLKTVLEQLDLLGEEVVPVLRKEFAAMKPAHVPDAPTHASLLAAAQANGTATGDAATPATDQWTGTRAEDANQL, encoded by the coding sequence ATGCAGTTCGGAATCTTCACCGTGGGTGACGTGACCACCGACCCGGTGACGGGCCGCACGCCCACCGAGCATGAGCGGATCAAGGCCACGGTCGCGATCGCGAAGAAGGCCGAGCAAGTCGGCCTGGACGTATTCGCCACCGGTGAGCACCACAACCCGCCGTTCATCGCGCCGGCCAACCCGACGATCCTGATGGCGCACCTCGCCGCTCAGACCGAGCGGATCATCCTCACTACCGCGACCACGCTCATCACCACGAACGACCCGGTGCGACTGGCGGAGGACTACGCCTACGCCCAACACCTCGCCGACGGACGCATCGACCTGATGCTCGGACGCGGCAACACCGGTCCGGTCTACCCGTGGTTCGGCAAGGACATCCGCGACGGACTCGAGCTCGCGGTGGAGAACTATGCGCTGCTGCACAAGTTGTGGCGCGAGGAGGCGGTGAACTGGCAGGGCAAGCACCGCACGCCACTGCAGGGCTTCACCTCCACCCCGCGTCCGATGGACGGCATCGCACCGTTCGTCTGGCACGGCTCGATCCGCAGCCCCGAGATCGCCGAGCAGGCCGCGTACTACGGCGACGGGTTCTTCGCCAACCACATCTTCTGGCCGAAGGAGCACACGCAGCAGATGGTGCAGCTGTACCGCCGCCGCTTCGAGCACTACGGCCACGGCACCGCCGACCAGGCGATCGTCGGCCTGGGTGGTCAGGCGTTCATTCGCAAGAACAGCCAGGACGCCAAGCGGGAGTTCCGTCCCTACTTCGACAACGCCCCGGTCTACGGGGGTGGTCCGTCGATGGAGATGTTCACCCGCGAGACGCCGCTGACCGTCGGTTCGCCGCAGGAGGTCATCGAGCGGACGCTCGGTTTCCGTGAGTACGTCGGCGATTACCAGCGCCAGCTGTTCCTGATGGACCACGCCGGCCTGCCGCTCAAGACCGTGCTCGAGCAGCTCGACCTGCTCGGCGAGGAGGTCGTGCCGGTGCTGCGCAAGGAGTTCGCGGCGATGAAGCCGGCGCACGTGCCGGACGCGCCGACGCACGCCTCGCTGCTCGCCGCGGCTCAGGCCAACGGCACCGCCACGGGGGACGCGGCCACACCCGCCACCGACCAGTGGACGGGCACCCGCGCCGAGGACGCCAACCAACTCTGA
- a CDS encoding dihydrolipoyl dehydrogenase family protein, whose amino-acid sequence MSDEYDVIVIGAGPVGENVAQYVTEASDLSAVLIENELAGGECSYYACMPSKALLRPVEIANDSVDLQGISDASVQVEELLKRRDEWVSHYDDASQVEWADGIGVPVVRGAARLSGERKVQVDGRTIAARKAVVVATGSTPVIPPEYADVCAWGSRDATGVVDVPERLAIVGGGVVACEAATWMRALGSEVTMLVRGDSLLTNQEPFAAETVLKSLRDSGVDVRLEANVTSCERPDASDTGLGRVHGGAVTVTVDDQKLEFDEILLAVGRRPRLGEIGLDALDLTDDPDAWPDWLIAVGDASGEAPLTHWGKYRARGIGARLAGAAEPEHADVPVPQVVFTEPQIAQVGPLRKDLDEVEVVRVPFNSAAGAALLRDHVQGQAQLLVDRKDRVVRAATFVGPGAGELLHAATIAIVGRVPVHVLRHAVPSYPTASELWLRLLEELPRQYRRG is encoded by the coding sequence ATGAGCGATGAATACGACGTGATCGTGATCGGTGCCGGACCCGTCGGGGAGAACGTGGCGCAGTACGTGACCGAGGCTTCCGACCTGAGCGCGGTGCTGATCGAGAATGAACTCGCCGGCGGTGAGTGCTCCTACTACGCATGCATGCCGAGCAAGGCGCTGCTGCGTCCGGTCGAGATCGCGAACGATTCGGTTGACCTGCAAGGCATTTCGGACGCCTCGGTGCAGGTAGAGGAACTTCTGAAACGTCGGGACGAGTGGGTCTCGCACTACGACGATGCGAGCCAGGTGGAGTGGGCCGACGGCATCGGCGTCCCCGTGGTGCGCGGTGCTGCGCGACTGTCCGGCGAGCGGAAGGTGCAGGTGGACGGGCGAACAATCGCCGCGCGCAAGGCCGTGGTGGTTGCCACCGGAAGTACGCCCGTCATTCCGCCGGAGTACGCGGACGTGTGTGCCTGGGGTTCGCGGGACGCGACCGGCGTGGTGGACGTGCCCGAACGGCTGGCCATCGTCGGCGGTGGTGTCGTAGCGTGCGAAGCCGCCACCTGGATGCGCGCGCTCGGCAGCGAGGTCACGATGCTGGTGCGGGGTGACAGCCTGCTCACCAACCAGGAGCCCTTCGCCGCCGAGACCGTGCTGAAGAGCTTGCGGGACAGCGGTGTCGACGTCCGGCTCGAAGCGAACGTGACCTCCTGTGAGCGCCCGGACGCGAGCGACACGGGCCTCGGGCGGGTCCACGGCGGAGCTGTCACGGTGACGGTCGATGACCAGAAACTCGAGTTCGACGAGATCCTGCTGGCTGTCGGGCGCCGTCCCCGCCTCGGCGAGATCGGACTGGACGCGCTCGACCTGACCGACGACCCGGACGCTTGGCCGGACTGGCTGATCGCCGTCGGCGACGCGAGCGGCGAGGCCCCGTTGACGCACTGGGGCAAGTACCGAGCTCGCGGGATCGGCGCCCGGCTGGCCGGCGCCGCTGAACCGGAGCACGCGGATGTCCCGGTCCCGCAGGTGGTCTTCACCGAGCCGCAGATCGCCCAGGTCGGACCGCTCCGCAAGGACCTCGACGAGGTCGAGGTCGTCAGGGTGCCGTTCAACTCTGCCGCCGGCGCCGCGCTGCTGCGTGACCACGTCCAGGGCCAGGCCCAGTTGTTGGTCGATCGGAAGGATCGCGTGGTGCGGGCCGCGACCTTCGTCGGACCGGGTGCCGGCGAACTCCTGCATGCGGCGACGATCGCGATCGTGGGACGGGTGCCCGTCCACGTCCTGCGGCACGCGGTGCCGAGTTATCCGACCGCGAGCGAACTGTGGCTGCGGCTGTTGGAGGAGCTCCCGAGGCAGTACCGCCGCGGCTGA
- a CDS encoding lipoate--protein ligase family protein, whose protein sequence is MRGEYKVPGGKLVAVDLEVRDGRLAEVSVSGDFFLEPEEALLDINAALNGVSTEAGVDQLSSAIQGSVDRDVAFIGFSPEAVGIAVRRALGKATGWHDHTFDVMPAKVMDPAMHVALDEVIGREVARGERPPTLRLWDWDSPLVVIGSFQSVKNEVDPDGAAKHGIDVVRRVSGGGAMFMEPGNCITYSLVVPASLVEGLSFERSYSFLDDWVIEALREVGVNAHFVPLNDIASDQGKIGGAAQKRFADGAVLHHVTMSYDIDADKMVEVLRIGREKMSDKGHRSANKRVDPMRSQTGMTRDAILDSFLATFEKRYATTRSDYTQAELEAAEQLMDEKFSTPEWTHRVP, encoded by the coding sequence ATGCGCGGTGAATACAAGGTTCCGGGCGGCAAACTCGTCGCCGTCGATCTCGAGGTTCGTGACGGACGCCTGGCCGAGGTCAGTGTCTCCGGCGACTTCTTCCTTGAACCCGAGGAGGCGCTGCTCGACATCAACGCGGCCCTCAACGGCGTCTCGACGGAGGCCGGTGTCGACCAGCTGAGTTCGGCGATCCAGGGTTCGGTCGACAGAGACGTCGCGTTCATCGGGTTCTCGCCGGAGGCCGTCGGCATCGCGGTGCGCCGGGCCCTCGGCAAGGCCACCGGTTGGCACGACCACACCTTCGACGTCATGCCCGCCAAGGTGATGGACCCCGCCATGCACGTCGCACTGGACGAGGTCATCGGACGTGAGGTGGCCCGCGGCGAGCGTCCGCCCACGCTGCGCTTGTGGGACTGGGACTCTCCGCTGGTCGTCATCGGTTCGTTCCAGTCGGTAAAGAACGAGGTCGACCCGGACGGTGCGGCCAAGCACGGCATCGACGTCGTCCGACGCGTTTCCGGCGGCGGCGCGATGTTCATGGAGCCGGGCAACTGCATCACCTACTCGCTCGTGGTGCCTGCGTCGCTGGTCGAAGGGCTGTCCTTCGAGCGGTCCTACTCCTTCCTGGACGACTGGGTGATCGAGGCCCTGCGCGAGGTCGGCGTCAACGCGCACTTCGTCCCGCTCAACGACATCGCGAGCGACCAGGGCAAGATCGGCGGCGCCGCGCAGAAGCGGTTCGCCGACGGAGCCGTGCTGCACCACGTGACGATGAGCTACGACATCGACGCCGACAAGATGGTCGAGGTGCTGCGCATCGGCCGCGAGAAGATGAGCGACAAGGGCCACCGTTCGGCGAACAAGCGCGTCGACCCGATGCGCTCGCAGACCGGCATGACCCGCGACGCGATCCTCGACTCGTTCCTGGCGACCTTCGAGAAGCGTTACGCCACGACGCGATCGGACTACACGCAGGCAGAGTTGGAGGCTGCCGAACAGCTGATGGACGAGAAGTTCTCCACTCCCGAGTGGACCCACCGCGTCCCCTGA
- a CDS encoding CoA transferase, with translation MLEGTRVVSLAINLPGPLAAARLASMGADVTKVEPPSGDPLASMVPDYYAELVAAQQVLTIDLKTDDGRAQLAELLTDADLLLTAQRPSALARLGLDDLDLPQLCQVRIVGHSDAPEVGGHDLTYQATAGLLRPPALPSVLVADVLGAERAVSTALGALVQRSLTGHGGTHMAGLDEAGAFAAGPNRHGMIDPASPISGGWARYNLYRASDDGWVALAALEQHFWKRFADAFDCAEEYADVASVMATKTVAGWVDWGNEHDVPIAAVKR, from the coding sequence ATGCTCGAGGGAACCCGCGTGGTGTCGCTGGCGATCAATCTGCCCGGTCCGTTGGCCGCCGCACGGCTGGCCTCGATGGGTGCGGATGTAACGAAGGTGGAGCCCCCGTCCGGTGATCCCCTGGCCAGCATGGTGCCCGATTACTACGCCGAACTTGTTGCAGCACAACAGGTTCTGACGATCGACCTCAAGACGGACGACGGACGTGCGCAACTGGCCGAGTTGCTCACGGACGCCGATCTGCTGCTCACCGCGCAGCGTCCTTCCGCACTCGCCCGCCTCGGTCTGGACGACCTGGACCTACCGCAGTTGTGCCAGGTGCGGATCGTCGGGCACTCCGACGCCCCGGAGGTGGGTGGCCACGACCTGACCTACCAGGCGACGGCCGGCCTGCTGCGGCCGCCGGCGCTGCCGTCCGTGCTGGTGGCGGACGTCCTCGGCGCGGAACGCGCGGTGTCGACCGCGCTCGGTGCGCTGGTGCAGCGCTCGCTCACCGGACACGGCGGCACCCACATGGCCGGCCTGGACGAGGCCGGTGCGTTCGCGGCCGGACCCAACCGGCACGGCATGATCGACCCGGCAAGCCCGATCTCCGGCGGCTGGGCCCGGTACAACCTCTACCGCGCGAGCGACGACGGCTGGGTAGCACTCGCCGCACTGGAACAACACTTCTGGAAACGGTTCGCGGATGCTTTCGACTGCGCCGAGGAGTACGCCGACGTCGCGTCCGTCATGGCAACGAAAACCGTTGCCGGATGGGTCGATTGGGGCAACGAACACGACGTCCCCATCGCCGCGGTGAAGCGCTAG
- a CDS encoding PfkB family carbohydrate kinase — translation MTFEPRIAVLAPTPLAVVEATAALTDVKRSEHVDAEGGVHIHPGGQGLWMARMARSLGAKVTVVGPFGGELGPLIQTMLTDLDLEVKPVPYSAGNGGYIYELRNGEREVLTHMPPPVLTRHEYDDLYGIALVEGMDADLTVITGCEPADVLPDEFFHRLVSDIRSSGGRVVADLSGGPALAAIDAGVDVLKIAHDELLEAKLADGESAEKIIAGAKKVLDKGVGAIVVSRAEKPAFAIDKDGVRELITPAVTTHEHRGAGDSMTAGIAVALARGENLTEAARLGAAAGALNVTRGGLGTGNRETIERIADHVQIKER, via the coding sequence GTGACCTTCGAACCCCGCATTGCCGTCCTTGCCCCCACTCCCCTCGCCGTCGTCGAGGCCACCGCTGCTCTCACCGACGTCAAGCGCAGCGAACACGTTGATGCCGAGGGCGGCGTCCACATCCACCCGGGTGGTCAGGGACTGTGGATGGCCCGGATGGCACGGTCGCTGGGTGCGAAGGTGACGGTCGTCGGCCCGTTCGGTGGGGAGCTGGGTCCATTGATCCAGACGATGTTGACCGATCTTGATCTCGAGGTGAAGCCGGTGCCCTACTCCGCGGGCAACGGTGGCTACATCTACGAACTGCGAAACGGCGAGCGGGAGGTGCTGACCCACATGCCACCGCCTGTGCTCACCCGTCACGAGTACGACGACCTCTACGGCATCGCCCTGGTCGAGGGCATGGACGCCGACCTCACGGTGATCACCGGGTGTGAGCCGGCCGACGTGCTGCCGGACGAGTTCTTCCACCGGCTCGTCTCCGACATCCGTTCCTCGGGCGGACGCGTTGTCGCCGACCTCTCGGGTGGACCGGCGCTGGCCGCGATCGACGCCGGGGTCGACGTGCTGAAGATCGCCCACGACGAACTTCTCGAAGCAAAGCTCGCCGACGGCGAGAGCGCCGAGAAGATCATCGCCGGGGCCAAAAAGGTCCTCGACAAGGGCGTCGGCGCGATCGTCGTCTCGCGCGCGGAGAAGCCGGCGTTCGCGATCGACAAGGATGGCGTCCGCGAGCTCATCACCCCGGCCGTCACCACGCACGAACACCGCGGCGCCGGTGACTCGATGACGGCCGGCATCGCCGTTGCGCTCGCCCGCGGCGAGAACCTCACCGAGGCAGCCCGATTGGGTGCAGCCGCCGGCGCTTTGAATGTCACTCGCGGCGGCCTGGGCACCGGCAACCGCGAGACCATCGAGCGCATCGCCGACCACGTCCAGATCAAGGAACGCTGA